TCGCGCTTTTTACGAGCAGCAACTTCAGAGGGGACAAGCTCTTCGCCATTACTTACTTTTTCTTGGTTTAATTCTTCAGGGATATGAGTCGTCGTATTGAGACCGTCGTCCTTCGTTTTATTGGTATCGTTTAAGATTTCCATTGATAAATATTTTTCCTTACTTGCGACAGTAGATATCAAGAAGAAATCAATCACACTCAACTAAAGATAAATCAACAATATATACTATTGAAACTTGTCAAAGATTTAATTTCTTGCTTTCAATCTATATCCTAATCGTAGCTTTTAATGCTACTAAAATGCATCCATCAACCGACCCAAAAGGGCATCTCTCAATAGGGATAGATTGTTTTTTGTGGATATTCCCATGGTTTAGAGTGGGCAAAATATTTAGTTGCTTCAATTTTTGCTTTTGCTTCTTTGATGTTCGAGATTATTGATTTCTCTGACGGCGATCGCCATTGATGAGCTTTACTATCGTTTTGGAATAAGATTACAAACAAAGTCTCGTTTTTGTTTTTGTCGTTCTTGGCGATCGCCCGGTCTATTCCCTACCGGTTCACGACAATCAAACTTTTCTGAGGGCTGTCGCTGGCCATCGATTTTGAGCTCAGCTCGATACTGCCAGTGGTACTTCGCGCTTCTCTTGATGGAGACTAAACAAATTTCTTGATGATCGACCGTTCGACATTGGGCGGCGATCGCCACTCCCGCAAAATTTAAAAAGAAGCAACAAACAAGGGCAAGGGTAATCACAAACTTGAAAGTCATATTATTTCTATGCACATACCAAGAACACGATGGATACTCCTTGCCATGGCATTCAAACAAACATGGTTAAAAAAATACTCTTTTAAAATATAAATAACGCAGAACATCGAGCCAACAATAACAGCGCGTATTTCCCCCAAACCATTAGGCAATAAAAAAGCTAAGCATCCAATGAACGCCTAGCCAAAACTAAAGATAGTAGAGATTGACAATGAAAATTTAAACCTAGAGGAGGCCGAAGAAGTGAAGAACGCCTTGACCAGTAGCAAGCTCAAGAATGAGAGCTGCAACGAAGCCGATCATTGCCATGCGGCCATTGAGGTTTTCTGCAGAAGCGGTGAAACCAAATTTCTTGTCGTCCATGATATAACCTTTTGTAAAGAAGAGATAATTGCTTGACACCCATAGCTTAACAAAGAGTTACATAGAACTGCTACAACCTTAGACTCAGTTCAGATTACTCTTTCTTATCTAGCAGTATAGGTTTTTCTTATCTATTTTTCGCGTTAACCAAAAGAGAGCCTGTTGCCACCGACTCCTCAGCCAGCAGCAACAAGGCTCACAAATTATTCGAAATTGAAAGAAAAGGATTTAGTCCTGCGGTAATTCGTATTGGCTTACAATCTTTTTCGCAAACTCTGGGACATGGGTCTCAAGCTTTTCCGGATAGTTGCGACGGGTAAAGAGATAGTTGCGTGTGAAGTGGGAGTCAATGGAAAACTTGGCATATTCCAAGCCTTTGGGGCCAATCTTCTCAATCACCACACCCATGAGTTTGGCTGCCCACATGGGCAGGGTCACGCCTTTGTCGTAGGCGGGAATGCTTTGTTGGACTGCCTGTTTGCGATCGCCCTTAGAGTCGACGGGTTGTGTTTCAATTTCGTCGGCGATGAGATCATACATTGCTTGGCCTGTGTCATTTCTGACGACAATCCACTGCCATCCATAGGGCGCACCCATATAACCCACCACAATATCGGCGAGGGCATTGGTATAGTCAAAGCAGCTCATGCAAGAGGGGGCAAACACATCTTTGAGTTGATTTGTTTTGAGACCGAAGAAAGGCACAAGCTCGGTGGAACCGTCTTCATGCTTGAAGTGCACCCGGAAGTCTTGCATAAATTCGTAGTACACCACTGTGTCCGGCGATCGGCTGGTGGTATCAAGGAATTTTTGGAGGCCAGCGCGGGTAACGTTATCCACACAGGGCATACCGAGCACATAGAGTTTTTCGAGGCCAATTTTGTCCTGAACTGCCCGTAATGCCTGAATCTGACAGCCAACACCGATCACTAATAATTTCTTAAAACCACCCTGCTCAATTTGTTCGAGGATGGTGAGATTGGGAGATAAGGTTGGTTTATTAACCCGCGCTGCGAGAATTTCTTCCTTTGTTGTGGCGATTAGAGGGCTAGGCTGAAACCGATCTTCTGGCGTATTCTGCACACAAACTACCCCTTCCACTAGTCCCGCATCAAGCATCTTGCAGGCAAGGGAACTGACAATCCCTGTCCACTGTGCGCCTTCTATGGGGTCTTTTTTGCGGGCGGCCACCATTTTTTGATGCACGCCGAAATACATTTCTTGCTCGTCGTCTAGATTGCGCTGTCTGCCATGAACGAGGTTTTCGAGGCGATCAAACTGCTGATTAATAAAGGCGCAGGCTTCTTTGACGTAATAAATAAATTTTGTATCGCACAGACCACAGTCACTACATAGATCTTTCGCTGGGCGAACTTTGCCACGGGGCAATCCCTTCGCTTTTTCGTGGGCTGGAATTTGGGCAGTCATGGGCGGCGATGTGACTTCAAAACAGTATTTGTCAGCGTAATGGAAAGGATTGTACAACAGTCGTTTTTTGTGACGAAATGTAACAGGGAAAGCGGGTCAAAGGGGAGAGGGTGGCGATCGCCAGTCCTTCCTTGAGGCACGTTACGATATCTGAGGATAAATTTTGAGTATGAACATTAGGCGAAGACGATGACCCCAGATACTGAAATTATCGTAATCGGTAGCGGCATTGGTGGACTGTGTTGCGCGGGTTTATTAGCGCGATATGGCTTTGATGTGCTCGTTCTGGAAAGTCACGCGATCGCCGGGGGCGCTGCCCATAGCTTTGTGCGCAACGGCTATCACTTCGATTCTGGGCCATCGTTATATTCCGGTCTGTCCTACAGTCCATCGTCGAATCCATTGCGACAGGTGATGGATTTACTCGATGTCGATTGTGAATGGTTACAATATGATGCGTGGGGCGTTGATTTGCCAGAGGGGTACTTTCGGGCAGATGTTGGCTCCGACGGTTT
This genomic window from [Limnothrix rosea] IAM M-220 contains:
- a CDS encoding chlorophyll a/b-binding protein; the protein is MDDKKFGFTASAENLNGRMAMIGFVAALILELATGQGVLHFFGLL
- a CDS encoding Coenzyme F420 hydrogenase/dehydrogenase, beta subunit C-terminal domain, translated to MTAQIPAHEKAKGLPRGKVRPAKDLCSDCGLCDTKFIYYVKEACAFINQQFDRLENLVHGRQRNLDDEQEMYFGVHQKMVAARKKDPIEGAQWTGIVSSLACKMLDAGLVEGVVCVQNTPEDRFQPSPLIATTKEEILAARVNKPTLSPNLTILEQIEQGGFKKLLVIGVGCQIQALRAVQDKIGLEKLYVLGMPCVDNVTRAGLQKFLDTTSRSPDTVVYYEFMQDFRVHFKHEDGSTELVPFFGLKTNQLKDVFAPSCMSCFDYTNALADIVVGYMGAPYGWQWIVVRNDTGQAMYDLIADEIETQPVDSKGDRKQAVQQSIPAYDKGVTLPMWAAKLMGVVIEKIGPKGLEYAKFSIDSHFTRNYLFTRRNYPEKLETHVPEFAKKIVSQYELPQD